A segment of the Eubalaena glacialis isolate mEubGla1 chromosome 14, mEubGla1.1.hap2.+ XY, whole genome shotgun sequence genome:
AGCGGAAGTAGTGTGTGCAAACTCATGGTCAGGACCTTGACACAGGAAGTTGATTGTTCtctaatttttctctctcccctttccaaTACCTGGAGGACAGATGTGATGCTTGCAAGACAGACTTGCTAATTCAGAGGAAAACAGCACTCCAGGGGATGGTAGATACAGGAAGTGGTGAGTCACCCTCCCAACACCCACCCTACATATAACAAACCGCCTGAACTGTGTGTGAAAGAATACAATTATCTATCTTGTTGCAGCCACTGGATTTTTGCAGTCTCCTTGTGACAGCAATTTAGCCTGTGTCCTATCTAGTACACTTTCGGGGTCAAAATGTACTCTCTTTGGCTTCTTCTTAAGTCAAGTTTCCATAAACATCTACtgagctttttttcttctttctcccattctcttCTCCATGTCATTCTTCTTActcttcctccattttttttttcactaacgCTATGAACATAGTTTTTTGAAAACTGTATTTACCTTTCTCTGAAGTAACGCTGACACTGACAAAGTTAACTCCTAGTTGTGCGTAGTTACCTAGCTGCTACAGTCATtcatatatcatttaaaataatacccAACATTATTGATCACTTGCATGTAGCAGACATCCTGCCAAGCCTGTAACATTACATGGATGGCTTAATGTAGCTTCACAATAGCCCTGTGAAATCGGTGTTACTATTGTTACCATTTTACAAGGGGGTTAATTGGAGTTTTACAGAGGCAAAGTAGAGTCAGCCATTTGAGGAGCTGGGGTTGGAATGCAGGCAGTGAAGCTGAGTCACCTGGCAAAAGATAATTACAGCAAGATCTCTCTTAGAGCCCCCAGTGTAGTTGTCAGTATTACTGCATTCTTCGTGCTTCTTTACCTGCTGTGAGAAAGAAGGCCGCGAGGCTTTTCACTGAAGTAAAAACACCTTACCTTCTGAGGAGACAGATTTTTATGACAAGTCATAAAATTCCCTGGattctaaaacattttaattaataacAGCATTTTTGGACAAACGCTATATTAAATGTATCTATCGATTGTGAGATGCATTCCAATTTCAGAAATGTAAACGTACGGAAGCATGTGCATCATAGAATTGAGGAAATTTTACCTGTCAACATAAAGTGTCTTAGTGAGGCAGGTGGTGGATGTGGGAGAGGaaattttaatctccattttaccGAAGGGAAAGAACTGACCCAAAGGGATTCCTAGTTAAGAATGGGTATCTAGGTTTCATtatatttgtgattatttttttaaggtttgtaaaattaaaatatttgagtgtcttgctgtttttctgtttccatacagcACTCCCCCTTGAAGGTCTTATTACATTACATTATAATAGGATGTTATTCAGTGTAGGTGGGAAGGTTGTGTATTTCAGAATCTCCCTCCCAAATAAAGAAAAGGTGTAAGACTGGACCCCCTGCCAAGCTGCTTAGTGGGATTGTCCCTTATATTCTAAAGAGTCTGTTTCCCTGGGGAAGGTAGAATTTAAGACATTAATTCAAACAGTGACATTGAAAAAAAACATGGCTGGATCCTAATGTCTGTAATTATAGGAGGATTTGGGGGCTGTCTGGAATTGGTAACGTGAGCTCTGATTCTTGTTAGTCTCCGTAGGTTCACAGCAACTTGTCAACCTTACAATTCTGAGTACTTGACTCTTAATTGTCTGGCATGCATGATTGCAAAATAACCCAGATTGGATCATGCATTTGCACGGGTGAGCCTTTGACTGCAGGTGGGCCTGATGTTCTGCGAAATCCCAGCTTCCCGTTTGGCTCCTGGATCCACCCAGGCCTGAGGTGAGTGGTGGTGGACCTCTCAGCTGATGCTGCCCTGGCTTGGCTCTTGCCTCTGGTGGCAGCGGCCTGGGAggcttattatattttattttatttatttattttatttttggctgcattgggtcttcgttgcggtgcgcgggcttctcattgcagtggcttctcttatggagcacgggctctagagcgcaggctcagtagatgtggcgcccggggcccagttgctccgcggcatgtgggatcttcctggaccagggctcaaacccgtgtcccctccattggcaggcggattcttaaccactgcgccaccagggaagttccatggGCGGCTTACTTTAAAACTCCTTTAcacagaaggagagggagaggggagagggggagagggggagagagagaggtgtgtgtgtggagagagagcaCAAGcacaggtgatttttaaaaagtctaaggTGATTGAAATGAAGGCTGATTAGTAAAGCAGGGATTATGTAGCAGAGGGCTCCTGTGTGCCGATTGGTCCAAGGCTGGTTTTTAGGGGCAGGTAAACTGGACCTTCCTGTGCCATCTTCCTCTCTACGTAGTGGGGTGCCCCTTCAGATTAAGTtgtgtcttttttcctcttctttagcaAGAGAAGTGCTACTTCTCAGTGCGGTTCAGGATTGAAATTTACCTTGGAATCCAATATGTAGGGAGAGGGGTGTAACCTCTGTATTTGGGGACTTTACTAAAAACTGGCTCCCCTCATCAGAAGTTGACCATGAGGAAGTCAGGAATGGAGTCCATGAAAAGTGGATGCTGGAAACATTCAGGATCCAGAACGGTTTATCTGGTAACACTTTGGTCTCCTAGACTGAGGGTGATGGAGAACCACTCCACTCCAGAGGCCGGCAGCCGGCAGAGCCGGGGTCCTGCTCCCACCGCCCCTGCTTCGGGGACAGTGCCCCAGAGACCACAGCTCTCCACTGCTCTGTGCCCTGGGCCATCTGAAGGGAAGGCTAGGCCAACCCCAAGTTCCTGGGCCCCTCTTGTCCAGTAGGTGCCCTTTAGCAACCAGCAGCAATGGGTTATCTAGAGTAAAATTTCCTAGGTACttggtttttatctttttgtttgtttgtttttaattgaagtatttatttacaatgttgtgttagtttcaggtgtgcagcaaagtgattcagttctacatacacatatatctatttttttttcagattcttttcctataggttattacaaaatattgagtgtagttccctgtgctatacagtaggtccttgttggttatctattttatatatagtagtgtgtatatgttaattccaaactcctaatttattcttaTTAATGTGGAGATCCCTGCTGCCCTTGCATTTGTGACCATTACAGCAGACTGGAACTTTAGCCAGCTTCTGTGCCTCAGGCATGATGCAGCAAGGAGGACTTTTTCCTGGCTACTTGCATCCCTCTGCTAGAGTTAGCAAATCAGGACCACACTGGGAATGTGGACCCTTTGGGAGGGGTGCTGGAGACTTGGAGGAGGATGGACAGGACTTCTGAATGGGAGAACTTCAGCATTTGCATTCTGGGGTTAGGGCTGGGGCAGGTTAGTTACCTTCTCGCCCGGATTATGTAGAGGCACAGCCCTTATACCTGCTACTTGTGAATCCCTCCACTTGACACTTGTGAGAATCAGTGCCACTTTGGAAACCTGCCACCAGagtctctcccacctcccccaacATCCTCTGCCTTCTACTCCAATTCAGTGATCCAATCAGCTTGGGAAGAGTCTCCACTAGAGTCTTGTCTAGTTGTCAATTAACAACCTCCATTAAATAGTTTATATACATTCCCCGGTGGAAGTGATTGAGTTTCTGTGCAATTATTTTAGTCTTTGTTATcaagctttttaattttctttcttttttcagtctGAACCATTCCAGTTACCTTCCTAATTTGTTTTGTCATCCTGGTTCCTTTAACACTGAGGCTCTAATATTTCAAACCAACATAGCAGGGCCTGGCAGCTCAAGGCATTGAGTAGTGCCTTAAGTGATGTATACcaatatctatgtatctatctattaaACAAGTTGCTGGAAGTCATAGGGGttgcttttaaaatgagaaatatttattgtggATGAGTCTTTGAATGGGAATGAATCTCTAAAGATTGTGCATGTCCTGgttggagagaaaagggaacctcaaCAGAGTAGGTAACGCCTGCGGGGTGGAGGTCTGAAAAGTTTTGAGAAAAATAGGTTACGACAGCAAAAACaataacagacaaaataaaaagcatcttAGTACTAAAAGAGATCTTAGGAAAGCTTGAgagaaagtcagacacaaaatgctaataaaatggagGTTCAAGCCAGAGACAGTTTCTATAGAGCAGATAGAAGAGATCAAAAGATTGTACAAAGCCCAGACGTTAAGAGGATACCAGTAGCAGGAGGGATGGTTTGGGGCTCTGGATCTGTGTAGCCCTGGATGACTTTGACTAATAATGACATGCTTTAAACGAATATAGCTTACGCATCCATATTTCTCACATGTATCTATCACATTTATGATTGTTCAGTTGTGCCAATGAACCATATCAGCTGGACTGTGAGGGTGACCACAAACTGGGTctcctcttggtgggtgtcagaCCAAAAGACACAATCAAGCCGaagatcaggagaaggaaggacttATTACTTGCAGTGAGGAGAACACCAGGgacctttcccaaagcagtgtctccctgaaCAGCAagactggggaagttttaagctaagagggtgcatgcatattcatgaagaggTTTGGGTGgtatatgcatattcatgaaggggcttgaacagaggagaattcagcatagaattggggcacaGGTTGACAGAATCCAAGCTTTAGCTGATTGAAGTCACAAgcgtcagaaaaggtcaacatcatcttctttaggttccagttgatctggtggttgagtGGGTTTTgaattctgcaaaacagctcaagaatGTGCTTCAGGCTAACCTTTACCACTGAAACAGtactgggagtctttacaaccTGATTTATTATCTTGCTCTTGTTCCTTCTCTTGCCCCATAACAGTcattttgttcccttaagattaTTAATTACTGAGaactgttcaagggcaagcattgtggccaggcttggatcacaaaatggcttaggccaaaaatggcttctcttatgtcaagaaagccatgcctgcttctctttctccagggaccccctaccctatctgctcACAGGGGTTGGGTAAGAAAATTGAGGCAGTCACAGAAAGCTCCTCAGGGGCATTTCCTTTACCTGGCATTAACAAAGCTCCAACTATTACACCTTCATGGATCCCTCAAATCAGAAGCAAGACCCTAATCACTGTGTACTCTTCATTAGTTATTTGTGGATATATTTTACCCCCCATTAGACTATAACTTCAGTGAAGGTAGATCTGTGTCTAACTGTTTTGGGTATTTCAGGCTTTGTCATGCACATGTTTACGGTCAGCATTCAAGATggctgctctcttgctctctacatcccctgctcgaccagtccctgcttcactcacatgactatccAATCCTCTTAGTTATAGGGCTTAATTTGTAACTGCCTACTTGCTTGCGCCCGGCCccagctgctggtttccctggtggGCCAACCTGATGTGAATTCCACCTgtaaatggtagcctccttcACCCCCTCCCTTCCAAAGTAGCGAAGATTGCTGCCATGTTCTGTCCACTCTCTGCCACACAcggtggggtgttgctccaggaccttgcttcagatgtGTAAGATCTGCTGTCCGTAATctattgatgtctctgttgctgtctCCAGGCTGTTTCTTCGGTTTCCAGGCTGGCAACTACAAAGcttgcaggcctgcagggtgTAGCCCAACAACATGGAACCTTCATAGACCTTTAtattccttttctcctcctcctcccctttcccctatTCATTCCCCGCTTTTCCTCCTCTTATTTAGTAGGCAGTACAGGCAGTGACTCTCAAGTTTTGATTTACGAACGAATTGTTTAGGGATCTGgctaaaatgtagattctgactCAGTACGTCTGcagttctaacaagctcccaagtgaTGCCAATGTTGCTGATGCCACTTTGTTGAAGGGTGTAGAAAAATGATTGAGCACAGGCTTTCCAGTCAgtgccctgggttcaaatccaagttCTGGCTCTTACTAGCTGTTTAATTGTGGGCAGGGTTAAACTCtcaccttctctgtaaaatgagatactCATAGCACCTATCATGACACaaagttgttgggaggattaaataaaacaatgtaagCAGCCTGCAGTCAGGGTAGACTTTTAGTAAGAGAACAGTAAAGGGTGATTACGGTGTGGGGCGGGGCCAACCCGCGAGGGGCGGGGCTCTGCCAGCCCTTGAGCATGCGCAGCCCGGCGAGTACGCGCCTCAGGTAAGGCACGCGTGCGGGTCTCTAGCTCAGCTTCCTCCCATGGCTGTTCTTCAGAGCGGGGAGCAGAGCAGGCTTTTGGGGGGACCTCGGCAGAGTTCTGGGGCGATACGAAGAACACTCGGTGTCAATGTATCCGTCCGCCGGAGGGGCGCCGGCCCGGCCCGAGTGTTTCCGGGTCGCTCAGTGACCTTGGCGCGGCACCGGGGCAGTGCTGCTTGCGCTGTGCGTGTGTCAGCGCCTGGCTGggagcccggggtgggggggtgttggggaggggtggagaagcCGGGTGTGTGGGGGAACCGGGGGAGCTGGGGAGCTGGCTGGAGCCGGGGCACCGGAGATGCGGAGGCCGCGAGGGGCTGAGGATCGCCGGTAGCCGGCCCGAGGCCCCCCTCGGAGGCGTCGCTGGTTGCTTGGCGCTTGACCGTGGGAACCTGGAAAAAGTGCCCTTGTTAATTGAACCCGGGGTCGTAGCAGGGAGACCTTGTCCCACATCTGGAGTGTGAGGAAAGACCTTGCTGTTTGAAATGTTGCCTGGAGATGCTGAGCCGCGTCGATTTCTAGCTTTGGGTCATAGACGAGGGGTTTTCGGACGCAACATTGCACATTTGTCTTAAGCTTGTGCACCCTAAGTCAGCTTCTCAGCCCAGTGTGATGTAACCTCATGACACACAGCCCTGCTTTTCTTCGAGCCCATCAGAGGACTGCTTTATTTTACACTTCACCGGAGTTCCATCCTTCTCCAAAATCTTGTCTAGTCTTACTCCGCCTCTGCCCGTTAGTAACCTAACTGTCGTGGATGGCTATGCCTTTGGTGGTCTTTATCAAATGGGTTTTGTCAGTCATTATAAACACCTTTTCTGAAGTTGAGGGACttggaatgtaaaatgtatgtatatccgtttttaaaaaaggtaaatgcTTTACTATACAGTTATTTGGACTTTGTTTTTTGAACCTTTATCCTCGctcccaacaaaacaaaacaaaattctactTGGAGTCCTTACACTGTGGATCTGGCTGCAGGCaggcttggttttgttttgtttttcaccctttgaacattaaaaataacCCCAAGAGAGCTCCCTGTACTGATCATGGCTTATTCCTGTCAGTTATGTACAGCATAGTAGTAGACAAAGCAGAACAAGTCTCCCACTCCCTCACCGCCTCTTGGTTATGTGTAAGTTCTTTTTTAACTCCCTCcacttcatttctcttaggtaagaGTAATAAAGTTTTAATCTTTTAGTTCCCAGGGTGATCACATTATCAGAATGAGAGAAGGGAatctgggggctgggggggagggacaGCTGGTTACAATATTAGTAGGATAATCCTGCCAAAGTAGGGTATTTAATTACACCCACCCTTAGACATTGCGAAAAGGAGTTAAAATTGAATGGAATGAGCGAGAGAGCTGGGGCTGTAGAGTATTAGAGAGGAGGTGCCACCTCACACGGAGAACGGAAGAGTGTTACAGAGAATACACAGGACAGTGTTGAAATCCTGAGTTTAAAAACCACTGGTTCTCCTGTCCTTCCTGACTTTGAGGTAGAGTAAAAacttgggtttagctgcttccctggtggtctagtggttgagactccgcacttccactacagggaacacgggttcaatccctggttggggaactaagatccccgcatACCACTgggcacagccaaaagaaaaaaaccaaaaaacaaaaccacttggGTTTACATTTCATATACTCAGTAAGTCATATATGCTATTTTCTTCACTTGTTATATAGCCCTTTCCTTGTTAGCTTTTGCTTTAGTGAAAGAGAATAAAGACTTAAGCCCTTCCTTCTGActggcttttattttaattataggaAGAGAATCAAGATTTGAAGTCTAGTTTTGCCACTTACTGGGTGATGGTGGTCAGTGTTCCCCTCATGTGGTCCAGAGGCCTCTTGTATAAAAGTCACTTGGAGTTGCCTGCAAAAGGGCAGATTACTGGTTCTGCCCTTACTGGCACCAACCCTGGAGTTGCTGAGTCAGAAACTGGGGATTGGGGAATTGCCCGCTGAGGcccaagaatgtgcatttctaacaagccctTTGGGTGATGTGATTAGTTTGAAAAAACTTAGAATAGCAGCTCCTCAGGAACAAGAACCAGTTTATTGCTCAACTTTATATAAAATGCCCAGAACTGTGGCACATAGTTCAGTATattgtataaataaatgaaaacttctaGCTATAAAACATGTACAACGACTTGCAGAATAACCTTACTTTTGTAGGGTACTTCATAAAGAACTTCACATATTGTGCCCATTAGATcatatcttatttaattcctAGTTCagctaaaaaaatgttttacccTAACTcccaccattttatattcttaggCAATTTAAAAATCTCAGTTCCATAAACTGTTAGTTCCTTTCACAATGCCTTCCATTTTGTCTCCGCTCTGTGCTTTCTCCAGTCATGTCTTTGGTTCACTTGTGCCCCTTAGGCATGGAGGTTGAAAACTAGGAAAGTGAGACATGTCTAATACAACTAAGGATACGGTAACTTTAGGGTTTTATTCCTATACAATCATTCAAACTATGGGAATGAATTGGCGTTATTTTTATAGAAGTGGTACTAAGTTTGTATATGCTTATTCAggtttacatttatttgttattGTTAAACTTAGGATGGCCCGTACTATGGATCCACTGGCAAAGAAGATCTTTAAAGGAGTTTTAGTAGCTGAACTTGTGGGCATTTTTGGAgcatattttttgtttaaaaagatgAACACAAGCCAAGGTAATCATAATTCAGAAATTAGTGTTTTGTAGGGGGGTGTACAGTTTGCTAATGCATTTTAGGTTAAAtggcttctttagagaaactgCCTTTTCAGATTCAGTGTATTGATATTAGCCATTTTATGGGCACAAGGGGAAGAAGCTAGGTGTTATTATAGAATAAATGACTcttcttcctaaaaaaaaaaaaaaaattaatgtttgtgGACTAGGGAAAATGTTTCATACTTCCATGGATTTTACTAATGGGGGGCATAGAGCAGTGTCCTTGGTCTGGCTTAGTTTGGGAGCACAGATGGAAAAAATCCAGCTTGCCCTTACACCTCATTGTTTGGTAAGACTGAAAAAGCAAGAGGTAGCATAGCTGAATTGTCAAGTAACCAGTTTCTCAAGCTAGCAGAGTGCTTCCTCTGCATCAATACTAGCCACTAAAAGCCTTTCCCATGCCACTGGCCATCACCAAAAGTGCTTTGTCATTTTGTGGGGGAAATTTTATATTAGCGCCCTCAACTTTTAAAATCAGTAAGTGCTACTTTCTCTTTCCCTAAAGCACGGAATAGTAGTCCTGGGGTGGTGGCCATCTTTGCAACTTGTCATTTGCCTTCTTAAAGGATGGAAGGGTATAAAAGAAAACATCCAAACGGTATTTAAAAGCAAAGTAAAGTTTAAGATCATTTCAAAAATTGGGTGTAGTGAAGTCTTATGTCTAATTCTCTAACAAGGTAAAATGGCATCcataaaaacaatttataaaattaCACAAGGGAATTTCACATTAACACtgaaaatttgcttttaaataccgtttcaaaataaattacatcATATATATAGGCCAAGTTTTAAAAACTCCAAAATAACTAGGGAAGGCTACATAAAAGGTTTAAGTGCAATTTACACCCTATTTAAAAAGATACAGTTCCTGGATTACCAAGGACTTTTAACACAAATTTCTAATTTATAGGATTCCTATCTTATAGACCCTAAAGCTAGCACTAAGTTATGGCTCCATGTGTTATAACAATGAATTTCTAATCATGCCTAATTTTAAGACTTTTCATTAGATTTCAGGCAAACAATGAGCAAGAAATTCCCTTTCATCTTGGAAGGTATGTTTTTCCTTAAGTGAAATTAAGAGTACAAAACAACCTTTTCAGGTAACCTTTATAAATTGTTTCTTTATGACCAATTAAGGGCTAAATGACTTTAATTTTGTGATGCCAATTTCCAAAAATACTGTTCATTTCTATTTTCACTCCTTCTGAGAACACAGTGGAGAAGATTCTCATCCCAGTTAGCCAACGGGTTAATCCAGCTAATGGGCTGGATTCTTAATTCTTCCAGTGGGTTAAGAATGTAGACTTTGGAATGAGACATATCTGAGTGTGACGGAATCAAATCCACAGCTTAAAACTTAAAACCAATCTCTGATTTGCGAACTTCTTGGAGCTTTTTCTTTCTCCGTCAAGTAGAGATAATAATGCCTATCTCAtgaattgttgtaaggattaaacaagataaCATTATGTAATTACTTCACACAGTATCTGGTATAAAGTAATGCTTAGTAAATAGTGTTCATTACAATGATTAGCAGAGATTCTAGAGCTTATACACAACACATGTATCCTATTGTTATCCTTTTCATTTTACCATGtagaaataaggggaaaaaaagcttgatttttttctcaatataGTTTAATTTTAACACTTTTACATGATTTCATAAATGACAGCTATTTCtatttatagtttattacaaatcCATTGAACACTCTGGAATGTATGGAATCAGAGAGCAAGATCAAGAAAAATGGCTGAACAGCAAAAATTAGGAGTAAGTAGAATTTTAACTTGTAATTTACTTAGAAAACactcattttctttgctttttaattttctgagtggTTTTTGGCCtcttgtttctaaaatttttcttcctcttgatGATGCTTTTCACATCTCTGTTGT
Coding sequences within it:
- the CEBPZOS gene encoding protein CEBPZOS isoform X1 — translated: MHDCKITQIGSCICTGEPLTAGGPDVLRNPSFPFGSWIHPGLRMARTMDPLAKKIFKGVLVAELVGIFGAYFLFKKMNTSQDFRQTMSKKFPFILEVYYKSIEHSGMYGIREQDQEKWLNSKN
- the CEBPZOS gene encoding protein CEBPZOS isoform X2 → MRSPASTRLRMARTMDPLAKKIFKGVLVAELVGIFGAYFLFKKMNTSQDFRQTMSKKFPFILEVYYKSIEHSGMYGIREQDQEKWLNSKN